The following proteins are encoded in a genomic region of Limosilactobacillus reuteri subsp. reuteri:
- a CDS encoding bifunctional metallophosphatase/5'-nucleotidase has product MKNNSSKYCLLLGTALLGLYFQANSVHADMTGTTVNGETAHSNVTPMVQTNKDEASTPQTTTDWSDLAKYQNDIPVQILGINDLHGGLETTGSATIGDKTYSNAGTVARLAGNLDAAEESFKNANPTGTSIRVEAGDMVGASPANSALLQDESTMHALDAMHFEIGTLGNHEFDEGLAEYMRIVNGGEPTKQYNEAEMAYPHVKTGINIITANVVNKSDGQIPFGMQPYLIKEIHTSDGKVARIGFIGIEITSLPILTLYDNYKDYDVLDEAETIAKYDQILRKKGVNAIVVLAHTGVSTDKDGSTKGNAVDIIKKLYQIDPDNSVDLYVAGHSHQYANATVGSVKLVQAIYTGKAYDDIIGYIDPTTNDFAPNSLVSHVFPVLSEKDAPNIKTDANVTAIVEDANNRVAPIINKKIGEAATTGDILGRLHNTPTRENAVGELVVDGQLYAAHKVGLPADFAMTNTGGVRADLHVNPDRSITWGSAQAVQPFGNILRVVEMTGAQIVEALNQQYDEDQAYYLQISGLHYTYTDQNDPNQPYKVVQVYDQHNQPLDMNKTYNVVINDFLAGGGDGFSAFKGTKVVGIVGQDTDAFIDYITDMTNDGKPITAPTMNRKIYLTAEQLAKADADSQSQTGTNQNTQNDANSQTEGNQLQEVPSQPVSPTVTLPTTAGQPAETVTLHAQSKQQTVAANNQLINLTPTSINGQKQKATDQQAALPQTGNDEDLALLLLGNSLMAATGLTIIDRKRKHA; this is encoded by the coding sequence ATGAAGAATAATAGTTCAAAATATTGTTTATTGTTAGGGACAGCATTGTTAGGATTATATTTCCAAGCTAATAGTGTTCATGCGGATATGACTGGGACAACAGTTAATGGTGAAACTGCCCATAGCAATGTTACGCCAATGGTCCAGACTAATAAGGATGAAGCAAGTACTCCGCAAACGACTACTGATTGGTCTGACCTAGCCAAATATCAAAATGACATTCCAGTTCAGATTTTAGGAATCAATGACCTGCATGGTGGGTTAGAAACCACTGGATCAGCTACGATTGGAGATAAGACGTATTCGAATGCCGGAACAGTTGCACGCCTAGCTGGTAACCTTGATGCGGCAGAGGAAAGTTTTAAGAACGCTAATCCGACAGGAACCTCAATTCGGGTAGAAGCCGGAGATATGGTTGGGGCTTCTCCAGCAAATTCTGCTCTTCTTCAAGACGAATCAACTATGCATGCTTTAGACGCAATGCATTTTGAAATAGGAACTTTGGGAAACCATGAGTTTGATGAAGGTTTAGCTGAGTATATGCGGATTGTTAATGGTGGTGAACCTACTAAACAATATAATGAAGCTGAGATGGCCTATCCTCATGTGAAAACAGGGATTAATATCATTACTGCCAATGTTGTAAATAAATCTGATGGTCAAATCCCATTTGGAATGCAACCATACTTGATTAAAGAAATTCATACTAGTGATGGTAAAGTTGCTCGGATTGGCTTTATTGGGATTGAAATTACTTCCCTACCAATTTTAACCTTATACGATAATTACAAAGATTATGATGTTTTAGACGAGGCTGAAACAATTGCAAAATATGATCAAATTTTACGTAAAAAGGGTGTTAATGCAATTGTAGTTCTTGCCCATACAGGGGTTTCAACGGATAAAGATGGCAGCACTAAAGGTAATGCTGTTGATATCATTAAGAAGCTTTACCAAATTGACCCTGATAATTCTGTCGACCTTTATGTTGCCGGTCACTCCCACCAATATGCTAATGCTACTGTTGGTAGTGTAAAATTAGTGCAAGCCATTTACACAGGTAAGGCTTACGATGATATTATCGGTTACATCGATCCAACAACTAATGATTTTGCACCGAATAGTCTCGTTTCGCATGTCTTTCCTGTATTATCAGAAAAGGATGCGCCTAATATCAAAACAGATGCAAATGTTACAGCAATTGTTGAAGATGCTAACAATAGAGTAGCACCAATTATTAATAAGAAAATAGGGGAAGCTGCTACCACAGGCGATATTCTTGGACGACTACATAATACCCCTACTCGTGAAAATGCCGTTGGTGAATTAGTTGTCGATGGTCAATTATATGCCGCTCATAAGGTGGGCTTACCAGCTGATTTTGCGATGACTAATACAGGCGGTGTTCGTGCAGATCTGCATGTTAATCCTGATCGTTCCATTACATGGGGAAGTGCCCAAGCGGTTCAACCATTTGGTAATATTTTGCGGGTAGTTGAAATGACAGGGGCACAAATAGTTGAAGCCTTGAATCAACAATATGACGAAGATCAAGCTTACTACTTACAAATTTCTGGACTTCATTATACTTATACTGACCAAAACGATCCTAACCAACCATATAAGGTCGTTCAAGTTTATGACCAACATAATCAACCGCTTGATATGAATAAGACTTACAATGTTGTTATTAATGACTTTTTAGCAGGTGGCGGAGATGGCTTTTCTGCATTTAAGGGTACCAAAGTTGTCGGGATTGTCGGGCAAGATACAGACGCGTTTATTGATTATATTACTGATATGACTAATGATGGTAAACCAATTACCGCACCAACAATGAACCGTAAGATTTACTTGACTGCTGAACAATTAGCGAAGGCTGACGCAGATTCACAGTCACAAACAGGAACTAATCAGAACACTCAAAACGATGCTAATTCCCAGACTGAAGGAAATCAGCTTCAAGAAGTTCCGAGCCAACCGGTATCTCCAACAGTAACCTTGCCAACAACAGCTGGTCAACCCGCCGAAACTGTTACATTACATGCTCAATCTAAGCAACAAACCGTAGCTGCTAATAATCAATTAATTAATTTGACGCCTACATCAATTAATGGCCAAAAACAAAAAGCAACTGACCAGCAAGCAGCTTTACCACAAACTGGTAACGATGAAGATCTTGCATTACTTCTTCTCGGAAATTCATTAAT
- a CDS encoding Ig-like domain-containing protein yields the protein MRKLATIFTSFFAGICLFIIPINQHSVLASDLPLTVNIPDGKNAQATSKGIKIDTEADGSITFSGKTEANATIKIVKHGGNNGRYTVEADDNGNFSKSLKLATSTKKCRFDITATNGDDDKSAKTSFTVTNTTYVKPVVESESSSEISSSSSSEESSAVNTSSSSTAPSNNGDMRTDQAGMIVGNARSKIYHTPDQQGYHMNSANAVYFNSEAEAQTAGYRKSLR from the coding sequence GTGAGAAAACTAGCAACAATCTTTACTAGCTTTTTTGCTGGAATATGTTTATTTATTATTCCAATTAACCAACATTCAGTACTTGCCAGTGATTTACCACTCACCGTTAATATCCCAGACGGTAAGAATGCGCAAGCGACAAGCAAAGGGATTAAGATTGATACTGAAGCAGATGGATCTATCACTTTTTCAGGAAAGACTGAAGCCAATGCAACCATTAAAATTGTAAAGCATGGCGGAAACAACGGTCGCTATACTGTCGAAGCCGATGATAATGGTAATTTTAGTAAGAGTCTAAAACTTGCTACTAGTACCAAGAAGTGTCGTTTCGATATTACTGCCACTAACGGTGATGATGATAAAAGCGCCAAAACAAGTTTTACTGTTACTAATACTACTTACGTAAAACCAGTTGTTGAAAGCGAATCATCTTCAGAAATATCATCTAGCAGCAGTAGCGAGGAAAGTTCAGCAGTTAATACAAGCAGTAGTTCAACTGCACCATCGAATAACGGTGATATGCGAACCGATCAGGCCGGTATGATCGTTGGTAATGCTCGTTCAAAAATCTACCATACGCCTGATCAGCAAGGCTATCATATGAATTCAGCAAATGCGGTATATTTCAACTCAGAAGCAGAAGCGCAAACCGCTGGATACCGCAAATCATTAAGATAA
- a CDS encoding tyrosine-protein phosphatase, translating to MVMVDLHCHLLPGIDDGSKSMEISLRLAKEATENGVTHALLTPHHMNGHYVNHKQDVLARTKEFQEELEKNNIPLTVFSGQEVRINGQLIEALDNDDILFADESGKYMMLEFPDNDVPHYTNQMIFNLQQRGITPVVVHPERNTKIMAEPDLLYQMLEKGCLSQITASSYVGTFGKKVEKFSKNLIAAGQGYIFASDAHDLPGRKYEMRQAFDKLSREFGADVAQEYQDNARAIINGDEIGRHQIKKIQQRKKLFGLF from the coding sequence ATGGTAATGGTTGATTTGCATTGTCACCTTTTGCCGGGGATTGATGATGGTTCGAAAAGTATGGAGATTTCATTGCGACTTGCAAAAGAAGCAACAGAAAACGGGGTTACCCATGCACTTTTGACCCCTCACCATATGAACGGACACTATGTAAACCATAAACAAGATGTTTTAGCGCGAACAAAAGAATTTCAGGAAGAACTGGAGAAAAATAATATTCCACTAACTGTCTTTTCTGGACAAGAAGTGCGAATTAATGGTCAGCTAATTGAAGCTCTTGATAATGATGATATTCTATTTGCTGATGAGAGTGGAAAGTATATGATGCTGGAATTTCCAGACAATGATGTCCCTCATTACACTAATCAGATGATTTTTAACCTTCAACAACGGGGAATTACACCAGTGGTTGTTCACCCTGAACGAAATACCAAGATCATGGCTGAACCAGACTTGCTTTATCAAATGTTGGAAAAAGGGTGCCTGTCACAAATCACCGCTAGTTCCTATGTTGGTACATTTGGTAAAAAAGTCGAAAAATTCAGTAAAAATCTGATTGCGGCTGGTCAAGGATATATTTTTGCTTCTGATGCTCATGACCTTCCAGGACGAAAATACGAAATGCGGCAGGCCTTTGACAAATTATCGCGTGAATTTGGCGCTGACGTTGCTCAAGAATACCAAGATAACGCGCGAGCTATCATTAACGGGGATGAAATTGGTCGTCATCAGATTAAGAAGATTCAGCAGCGTAAGAAATTATTTGGGTTATTTTAA
- a CDS encoding DEAD/DEAH box helicase, which yields MLDRGYSGPSGKIKATMNLIKDEMADNHKILLFSQFTSALAILKEKLANAGIKYFVIEGKTKKEDRLQFVDEFNSYDQPAVFLISLKAGGTGLNLTSADVVIHFDPWWNIAAENQATDRAHRIGQKNNVTIYKMIAQNTIEEKIVEMQQKKAALANSILSGNELANAVINKETLLNILK from the coding sequence TTGTTAGATAGGGGGTACAGTGGTCCTTCGGGAAAAATTAAGGCAACTATGAATTTAATTAAAGATGAAATGGCAGATAATCATAAAATTTTACTCTTCTCGCAGTTCACATCGGCATTAGCAATCTTAAAAGAAAAACTTGCTAATGCAGGAATTAAGTACTTTGTGATTGAAGGAAAGACAAAGAAAGAAGATCGTTTACAATTTGTTGATGAATTTAATTCCTATGATCAGCCAGCCGTCTTCTTAATTTCTCTGAAAGCAGGAGGAACGGGGTTAAATCTTACGAGTGCTGATGTTGTCATTCATTTTGACCCGTGGTGGAATATTGCAGCTGAAAATCAGGCGACTGACCGGGCTCATCGTATTGGTCAAAAGAATAACGTAACGATTTATAAAATGATTGCACAAAACACAATTGAAGAGAAGATTGTTGAAATGCAACAGAAAAAAGCAGCTCTTGCTAATTCTATTCTTTCAGGAAATGAGCTAGCAAATGCCGTCATCAACAAGGAGACCCTTCTCAACATCCTCAAATAA
- a CDS encoding exonuclease SbcCD subunit D yields MRFLHTADWHIGKTLNDFSLLDDQLATFKQIEAIAKDQQVDAIVIAGDLYDRSVPNEAAVKLLNQMLQDLNLADHFPLLAISGNHDSAVRLSTGTDWFAYQSFFLNTNINDAFTSVTIKDTQFFLLPFFGIQEVRNYFNDDKIKNVNDAMARITTEMEKHFAPDKRHVLVAHFFAAGSKRTADSETLIEVGGLSAVTTDVLAPFDYVALGHLHNRNALNDEKVKYSGSPMKFSISEAKQEKGVWIVETAPFKAEWVPLSPVHDIHLLKGSFAELATKPEEALREDFYDIELTDQERIPDVLNKLREYYPKIVSLHRTHQAKQVQLNLSKKRAQESPLDLLADFYSQTMGNNLTDRQKKWAEKALTQIMKGEE; encoded by the coding sequence ATGCGTTTTTTACATACGGCTGATTGGCATATTGGCAAGACATTAAACGATTTTAGCTTGCTTGATGATCAGCTAGCAACCTTTAAGCAGATTGAAGCAATTGCCAAAGACCAGCAAGTTGATGCGATAGTGATTGCCGGGGATTTATATGATCGGTCCGTGCCCAATGAAGCAGCGGTTAAGCTTTTAAACCAGATGCTGCAAGACTTAAACCTGGCTGATCATTTTCCTTTACTGGCAATCAGTGGGAACCATGATTCAGCGGTCCGCTTGAGTACGGGGACTGATTGGTTTGCTTACCAGTCATTTTTCTTAAACACTAACATTAATGACGCTTTTACTTCGGTCACAATCAAGGATACCCAGTTTTTCTTATTGCCATTCTTTGGGATTCAAGAAGTTCGCAACTATTTTAATGATGACAAGATTAAAAATGTCAATGATGCGATGGCGCGGATTACAACTGAGATGGAAAAGCATTTTGCTCCTGATAAAAGGCATGTCCTTGTCGCCCATTTCTTTGCGGCTGGAAGTAAGCGAACGGCTGATTCTGAAACTTTGATTGAGGTTGGCGGATTGAGTGCAGTTACGACAGATGTTTTAGCTCCCTTTGATTATGTTGCTCTTGGTCACCTTCATAACCGCAATGCTTTAAATGACGAAAAAGTTAAGTATAGTGGTTCACCAATGAAGTTTTCAATATCGGAAGCCAAGCAAGAAAAAGGCGTTTGGATTGTTGAGACGGCACCTTTTAAGGCCGAATGGGTTCCGCTATCGCCGGTTCATGATATTCACCTTTTGAAAGGGAGTTTTGCTGAACTGGCTACAAAACCTGAAGAAGCATTACGAGAAGATTTTTATGACATTGAATTGACCGACCAAGAACGAATCCCCGATGTGTTAAACAAGTTACGCGAATATTATCCGAAGATTGTCAGCCTCCACCGGACACATCAGGCCAAGCAGGTTCAACTCAACCTTAGTAAAAAGCGTGCTCAGGAATCGCCTCTTGATTTGCTTGCGGATTTTTATTCCCAAACGATGGGAAATAATTTAACTGACCGCCAAAAGAAGTGGGCAGAAAAGGCTTTGACTCAAATTATGAAAGGGGAGGAATAG
- a CDS encoding AAA family ATPase: MRPLTIELHYFGPYEHQVIDFTQFTERSLFLVAGNTGAGKTTIFDAMCYALFGQTTNDRDRSAAALRSDFAPADQETMVKFTFEHQDLKYQIMRRPKQVLKGRRDNLVEHNQAVDLIYPLESDHPQKITKIKEADTFITDLLNLTRDQFKQIVLLPQGKFRQFLDSDSNTKEALLRDLFNTSRYEQWATQLKNDLREQKKSLTTQETKLQSLKETVTAIDAQLTTKEWLAEAKNYLSRLKANLEHLGDDEQQQQKKVDQLDAQLHTEQELKKNIEELAELIKVGKTLQAQAGEIQETKQQVKVLEWYQEHQTEYQRWKDGEKRLQKLTLDNKFLHEDLRNLQKQQQTIETDLQQTSKQQEEIDQLQTEVADLTNKLPFFDDRDKLKSAVDELQTNLKQQEKQQAASQKKLQDAQQQLTVVTNNLKEHENLGEVQVYIAKQEGLQEKLTTAGKDLKQLETKLLSEKKNCAKLEQKQGDAEKLVQKSQGELDDLNDRFARHQIAILAQKLKPATPCPICGSLDHPHPASLADDGELVTEAQVKAATVKAQQNRSRLDQLKEQVRQSVAQIANLTTQVETRQANLAELLGDNELPSDWEGQIESHAQKLAEMKTDLDRIEQQVKEWRQEEEELQQESKFSQEELDKIDESVNRCKQDLIAKQTILKEKAASLPAKFPTKEAADKRIQTDQLKIKAFNNQLESLQQQRQENAKKLAGTNSRIDQTKEELATQTTQQDNLHRYLVNLLAQYDVQLKWNFWQEASEQVATLSSLREQVTTFENQVQDNQSQQERLTKAINSHPMPDITSTQTKLNAEREQLRQYQQEIGQLTAQYKQLEETDQKIIKAVEKTGKLDQEINELQTLTDVVTGNTENHVSLERYVLQAYFQDVLVAANIQLDRLTNSRYQFELATESHGAGAKWSGLEVNVYDDNAGRTRSARTLSGGESFMASLALALALCQIVQEQSGGIKIDALFIDEGFGSLDQQALEDALHSLQELEGHRMIGIISHITELEEQIPDQLIVRSRNGRSYVAYQHEI, translated from the coding sequence ATGCGTCCATTAACGATTGAACTACATTACTTTGGACCGTATGAGCATCAAGTGATTGACTTTACGCAGTTCACAGAGCGTTCCTTATTTCTGGTAGCAGGGAATACTGGTGCAGGGAAAACCACGATTTTTGATGCAATGTGTTATGCGCTTTTTGGTCAAACAACCAATGATCGTGATCGGTCGGCTGCTGCTTTGCGTTCTGATTTCGCACCAGCTGATCAAGAAACAATGGTGAAGTTTACCTTTGAACACCAAGACCTTAAATATCAAATTATGCGTCGTCCTAAACAGGTTTTAAAGGGACGCCGCGACAATTTGGTTGAACATAATCAAGCCGTTGATCTTATTTACCCGCTTGAAAGCGATCATCCCCAGAAAATCACTAAAATCAAGGAGGCAGACACGTTTATTACTGACTTGCTCAATCTGACCCGTGATCAATTTAAGCAGATTGTCCTTCTCCCTCAAGGAAAGTTTCGGCAGTTTCTTGATTCAGATAGCAATACTAAGGAAGCCCTTCTACGTGACCTCTTTAATACGTCCCGTTATGAGCAGTGGGCAACGCAGCTAAAAAATGATTTGCGTGAACAGAAGAAGTCATTGACGACTCAAGAAACAAAACTTCAATCATTAAAGGAAACAGTAACCGCGATTGATGCGCAATTAACAACTAAAGAATGGTTAGCGGAAGCAAAAAATTACTTATCCCGACTAAAAGCTAATCTTGAACACTTGGGCGATGATGAGCAGCAACAGCAAAAGAAAGTTGATCAGCTTGATGCCCAACTTCATACTGAGCAAGAGTTGAAGAAGAATATTGAGGAGTTAGCTGAACTTATCAAGGTTGGAAAAACACTGCAAGCTCAAGCGGGAGAGATCCAAGAAACAAAGCAGCAAGTAAAAGTCCTTGAATGGTACCAAGAACACCAGACAGAATATCAACGGTGGAAAGATGGCGAAAAACGTCTCCAAAAATTAACGTTAGACAATAAATTTCTCCATGAGGACCTGCGCAACCTTCAAAAGCAACAGCAAACAATTGAAACCGACCTACAACAAACGAGTAAGCAGCAAGAAGAAATTGATCAGCTTCAAACTGAGGTCGCCGACTTGACGAATAAACTCCCATTCTTCGATGATCGAGATAAGCTAAAATCAGCTGTCGATGAACTACAAACAAACTTAAAGCAGCAGGAAAAACAGCAAGCTGCTTCCCAGAAGAAGTTGCAAGACGCTCAACAGCAATTGACGGTTGTTACTAATAATTTAAAAGAGCATGAAAACTTGGGTGAGGTTCAAGTTTACATAGCAAAACAAGAAGGCCTTCAGGAAAAATTAACGACTGCTGGAAAAGATTTAAAGCAATTAGAAACAAAACTTTTATCTGAAAAGAAAAATTGCGCGAAATTAGAGCAAAAGCAGGGGGATGCTGAAAAACTCGTTCAAAAATCGCAAGGTGAGTTGGATGACTTAAATGATCGCTTTGCCCGTCACCAAATTGCCATTCTTGCTCAAAAATTAAAGCCGGCCACCCCTTGCCCAATTTGTGGATCACTTGACCACCCCCATCCGGCAAGCTTAGCAGATGATGGTGAATTGGTAACGGAAGCGCAAGTTAAAGCGGCAACCGTTAAAGCTCAACAAAACCGTAGTAGGCTTGACCAGTTAAAAGAGCAAGTTCGCCAAAGCGTTGCCCAAATTGCGAACTTAACAACACAGGTAGAAACTCGGCAGGCGAATTTAGCTGAACTGTTAGGGGATAATGAATTACCGAGTGATTGGGAGGGACAAATCGAAAGTCACGCTCAAAAACTAGCAGAAATGAAGACTGACCTCGATAGAATAGAACAACAGGTTAAAGAATGGCGCCAAGAAGAGGAAGAATTGCAACAAGAATCCAAGTTCTCTCAAGAAGAATTAGATAAAATAGACGAAAGTGTGAACCGCTGCAAACAGGATTTAATCGCCAAGCAGACTATTCTGAAAGAAAAAGCAGCTTCTTTACCAGCAAAATTTCCTACTAAAGAAGCTGCTGACAAGCGAATTCAAACTGATCAACTAAAGATCAAAGCCTTTAATAACCAGCTTGAGTCATTGCAACAACAACGACAAGAAAATGCCAAAAAATTAGCAGGGACAAATAGTCGGATCGACCAGACTAAAGAAGAACTTGCCACCCAAACGACGCAACAGGATAACTTACACCGATATCTTGTGAATCTTTTAGCCCAATATGATGTCCAACTTAAATGGAATTTCTGGCAAGAAGCTAGTGAACAAGTGGCAACATTGTCATCTTTACGTGAACAGGTAACGACCTTTGAGAATCAAGTCCAGGATAATCAGTCCCAACAAGAGCGGTTGACTAAGGCCATCAATAGTCATCCCATGCCAGATATTACATCAACGCAGACAAAACTTAATGCTGAGCGTGAACAACTTCGGCAATATCAGCAAGAAATTGGTCAGTTAACTGCTCAGTATAAGCAATTAGAAGAAACGGATCAAAAGATTATTAAGGCAGTCGAAAAAACTGGAAAACTTGATCAAGAAATTAATGAATTACAAACATTAACAGATGTTGTGACTGGGAATACCGAAAATCACGTTAGCCTAGAACGGTATGTATTACAGGCATATTTTCAAGATGTCTTAGTAGCAGCCAATATTCAGTTAGACCGGTTAACTAATAGTCGCTACCAGTTTGAATTAGCAACGGAAAGTCATGGGGCCGGTGCCAAGTGGAGTGGGCTTGAAGTTAATGTATATGATGATAATGCTGGCAGAACGCGAAGTGCCCGGACGCTTTCTGGTGGTGAAAGTTTTATGGCTTCGCTTGCTCTTGCTTTAGCTCTCTGCCAGATTGTCCAAGAGCAAAGTGGGGGAATTAAGATTGATGCGCTCTTTATCGATGAAGGATTTGGTTCCCTTGATCAGCAAGCTCTTGAAGATGCTCTTCATTCCCTTCAAGAACTTGAAGGCCACCGGATGATTGGAATTATCAGTCATATCACTGAACTTGAGGAGCAAATTCCAGATCAGTTAATTGTTCGATCAAGAAATGGCCGTAGTTATGTCGCATACCAGCATGAAATATAA